A single genomic interval of Bos taurus isolate L1 Dominette 01449 registration number 42190680 breed Hereford chromosome 6, ARS-UCD2.0, whole genome shotgun sequence harbors:
- the TLR10 gene encoding toll-like receptor 10 precursor has product MRYIRSIYIFCSIVTSVRSGASELPEERELTTNFSSMSLTKVPEGLTPITTTLDLSYNLLFQLQHSDFRSLSKLKVLILCHNRIQELDIKTFEFNKELSYLDVSNNRLKSVTWFSLAGLRHLDLSFNDFDTLPISVETGNMSHLETLGLSGAKIQKSDFQKIAHLQLNTVLLGLRTLSHYEEGSLPILNTTRLHIVLPVNTNFWVLLHDGIKTSKILEVINIDLQKSQFTSYESQQIPILENAKTSILLLNKVDLSWDDLFLIFQLVWHTSVEYFQIQHVTFGGKVYLDHNSFDYSNTVMRTIKLEHVHFRIFNIPQESIYLLFTKMDIENLTISDAQMPHMLFPMYPTRFQYLNFANNILTDDVFKKSIQLPHLKTLILKDNKLETLSLVSHFASNTSLRHLDLSENLLQHENDENCLWPETLVTMNLSFNKFADSVFGCLPRNIQILDLNSNKIQTVPKAITHLTSLRELNLAFNFLTDLPGCSHFRRLLVLNVEMNLILSSSLDFFQSCQEVKTLNAGRNPFRCTCELRDFIQLGKYSEGMMVGWSDSYICEYPLNLKGTQLKDVHLPEISCNTGLLIVTIVVVMLVLGMAVAFCCLHFDLPWYLRMLHQWTQTWLRVRKTTQEQLKRSVQFHVFISYSEHDSAWVKYELIPSLEKEDGSVLICLHEGNSDPGKSMTEDTINCIEKSYKSIFVLSPSFVQTEWCHYEPYFAHHNLFHESLDYIILILLEPIPLYCIPTRYPELKALMEKKAYLEWPKDRRKCGLFWANLRAALHVNLLDTRGTCELQTFTELNEGFGGSAISLIRTDCL; this is encoded by the coding sequence ATGAGATATATCAGAAGCATTTACATATTTTGTAGTATTGTTACGTCTGTGCGTAGTGGGGCTTCAGAGCTGCCCGAAGAAAGGGAATTGACTACCAACTTCTCCAGCATGTCTTTAACAAAGGTTCCTGAAGGCTTGACCCCAATTACAACCACATTGGATTTGTCTTATAATCTCCTTTTTCAACTCCAGCATTCAGATTTCCGTTCTCTCTCTAAACTGAAAGTTTTGATTCTATGCCACAACAGAATCCAAGAGCTGGATATCAAGACCTTTGAATTCAACAAGGAGTTAAGCTACTTAGATGTGTCTAACAACAGACTGAAGAGTGTAACCTGGTTCTCACTGGCAGGTCTCAGACATTTAGATCTGTCCTTCAATGACTTTGACACTCTGCCTATCAGCGTAGAAACTGGCAACATGTCACACCTGGAAACCCTAGGTTTGAGTGGggcaaaaatacaaaaatcagattTTCAGAAAATTGCTCATTTGCAGCTAAATACCGTCTTATTAGGATTGAGAACTCTATCTCATTATGAAGAAGGTAGCTTGCCCATCTTAAACACAACAAGACTTCACATTGTGTTACCAGTGAACACAAATTTCTGGGTTCTTTTGCATGATGGAAtcaaaacttcaaaaatattaGAAGTCATCAATATAGATTTGCAAAAGAGCCAGTTTACGAGTTATGAATCTCAACAAATTCCTATTTTAGAAAATGCCAAGACATCCATTCTGTTACTTAATAAAGTTGACTTATCCTGGGACGATCTTTTCCTCATCTTCCAATTGGTTTGGCATACATCAGTAGAGTACTTTCAGATTCAACATGTGACCTTTGGAGGTAAGGTTTATCTTGACCACAATTCATTTGACTACTCAAATACTGTAATGAGAACTATAAAACTGGAACATgtacattttagaatttttaatatcCCCCAGGAGAGCATCTACTTGCTTTTTACCAAAATGGATATAGAAAACCTGACAATATCAGATGCACAAATGCCTCACATGCTGTTCCCTATGTACCCTACAAGATTCCAATATTTAAATTTCGCTAATAATATCTTAACAGATGATGTGTTTAAAAAATCTATCCAATTGCCTCATTTGAAAACTCTCATCTTGAAGGACAATAAATTGGAGACACTTTCCTTAGTGAGTCACTTTGCCAGCAACACATCCCTGAGGCACTTAGATCTGAGTGAAAATCTGTTACAAcatgaaaatgatgaaaattgCTTGTGGCCAGAAACCTTGGTCACCATGAACTTGTCATTCAACAAATTTGCTGATTCTGTTTTTGGGTGCTTGCCTAGAAACATTCAAATACTGGACCTGAATAGTAACAAAATTCAAACTGTCCCTAAAGCGATTACTCACCTGACATCTTTGCGAGAGTTAAATCTTGCATTTAATTTTCTAACTGATCTTCCTGGGTGCAGTCATTTCAGAAGACTCTTAGTTCTGAACGTTGAAATGAACTTAATTCTCAGCTCATCTCTGGATTTTTTCCAGAGCTGCCAGGAAGTTAAAACTCTAAATGCAGGAAGAAATCCATTCCGATGTACTTGTGAATTAAGAGATTTCATTCAGCTTGGAAAATACTCAGAAGGCATGATGGTTGGATGGTCAGATTCATACATCTGTGAATACCCTTTGAATCTAAAGGGGACTCAGTTAAAGGATGTTCATCTTCCAGAAATATCTTGCAACACAGGTTTGCTGATTGTCACCATTGTGGTTGTCATGCTCGTTCTGGGGATGGCTGTGGCCTTCTGCTGCCTCCACTTTGATTTGCCCTGGTATCTCAGGATGCTGCATCAATGGACTCAGACATGGCTCAGGGTTAGGAAGACAACTCAGGAACAACTCAAAAGAAGTGTCCAATTCCATGTGTTTATTTCATACAGTGAACATGATTCTGCCTGGGTGAAGTATGAATTGATTCCCAGTCTAGAGAAAGAAGATGGTTCTGTTCTGATTTGCCTTCATGAGGGAAACTCTGACCCTGGCAAGAGCATGACTGAAGATACCATAAACTGCATTGAGAAAAGTTACAAGTCCATCTTTGTTTTGTCTCCCAGCTTTGTCCAGACTGAATGGTGCCATTATGAACCCTACTTTGCCCACCACAATCTCTTCCATGAAAGTCTTGATTACATAATTCTTATCTTACTGGAACCCATTCCACTCTACTGCATCCCTACCAGATATCCTGAGCTGAAAGCTCTCATGGAAAAGAAAGCATACTTGGAATGGCCCAAGGATAGGCGTAAATGTGGCCTTTTTTGGGCAAACCTTCGAGCTGCTCTTCATGTTAATTTATTAGACACCAGAGGGACATGTGAACTACAGACATTCACAGAACTGAATGAAGGGTTTGGAGGTTCTGCAATCTCTCTGATCAGAACAGACTGCCTGTAG